A window of the Hordeum vulgare subsp. vulgare chromosome 5H, MorexV3_pseudomolecules_assembly, whole genome shotgun sequence genome harbors these coding sequences:
- the LOC123400176 gene encoding UNC93-like protein 3 isoform X1, whose amino-acid sequence MDSIAAGPELAASHDEEEAAPLVSVPGDGGRGSGTASPTRDLHLLSLAFFFVFLAYHAAQNLQSTVNTDGNLGSISLGLLYTSFTAFSVVGSPVVRGMGSRRALVLGTSGYLLFIAANLAPSWYTMVPASLYLGFTASIIWVGQGTYLTSAALSHARDNNLPDGPTLGSFNGEFWGVFASTQVIGNLISLALLRNGKDGGSVTGKNLLFVVFLGCMIIGIVLMCLLSKRDEKRDNGSTHSSFGAMLKYIVAPLKDRRMILLIPLIAYSGLQQAFVWAVFTKSIVTPVLGISGVGGAMAIYGASDVVCSLVAGRFTSGLHSATFIVSVGAIVQAVVLFWLLLFYSPMEGLLGAAIPLFIGALWGVGDGVLNTQLSALLGLLFEDVKEAAFAQLKVWQSGAIAVIFFLSPSITLQAMLILMATSLAISFGLFLLLTLVVEKPSTIRA is encoded by the exons ATGGACTCCATAGCGGCCGGACCCGAGCTCGCGGCGTCCcacgacgaggaggaggcggcTCCCCTAGTCTCCGTCCCCGGCGACGGCGGCCGCGGTTCAGGCACAGCGTCGCCGACCCGCGACCTGCACCTCCTCAGCTtggccttcttcttcgtcttcctcgcctACCACGCCGCGCAGAATCTCCAGAGCACCGTCAACACG GACGGCAATTTGGGGTCAATATCGCTGGGGTTGCTGTACACGTCGTTCACGGCGTTCTCGGTCGTGGGTTCGCCGGTGGTGCGGGGGATGGGGTCCAGGCGAGCGCTCGTGCTCGGCACCTCCGGCTACCTCCTCTTCATCGCCGCCAACCTCGCCCCTTCCTG GTATACAATGGTACCAGCTTCACTGTACCTGGGTTTTACCGCGTCAATCATTTGGGTTGGGCAG GGCACATATCTTACCTCTGCTGCCCTCAGTCATGCAAGAGACAATAATTTGCCCGACGGTCCAACTTTAGGAAGCTTTAATGGAGAATTCTGGGGTGTGTTCGCTAGCACTCAG GTCATTGGGAATTTGATCTCACTTGCTCTACTGAGAAATGGAAAG GATGGAGGAAGTGTAACAGGAAAAAATCTGCTGTTTGTTGTGTTTCTTGGCTGCATGATTATTGGCATTGTATTGATGTGTTTACTGTCCAAAAGGGACGAGAAAAGAGATAATGGTTCAACACACTCCTCATTTGGAGCTATGTTGAAGTATATTGTTGCCCCTCTGAAGGACCGAAGGATGATTCTTCTGATCCCTCTTATTGCATATTCAGGTTTACAACAGGCATTTGTATG GGCTGTATTCACAAAGAGTATTGTGACACCTGTGCTTGGAATATCTGGAGTCGGTGGCGCCATGGCAATTTATGGCGCATCTGATGTAGTT TGTTCATTGGTTGCTGGGCGTTTTACCTCTGGGCTTCATTCAGCTACATTTATAGTGTCAGTTGGAGCTATCGTTCAGGCTGTGGTCCTGTTCTGGTTGCTTCTTTTTTACAG TCCAATGGAGGGACTGCTTGGTGCAGCGATTCCACTATTTATAGGTGCCTTATGGGGTGTTGGTGATGGAGTCTTGAATACACAGTTAAGCGCATTACTTGGGTTGCTGTTCGAGGATGTCAAG GAAGCAGCTTTTGCACAGTTGAAGGTTTGGCAATCAGGTGCCATCGCAGTCATCTTCTTCTTGAGCCCAAGCATCACACTACAAGCCATGCTTATCTTGATGGCTACGTCACTCGCCATCTCCTTTGGCCTGTTCCTGTTACTTACCCTTGTTGTCGAGAAGCCATCAACCATCAGAGCCTGA
- the LOC123400176 gene encoding UNC93-like protein 3 isoform X2 — translation MDARRDDEEAAAPLLAAPASRSHAADVHVLSVAFLFVFSAYSAAQNLQSTVNKEGDLGTVSMGVLYTSFTLFAFAASPVVRWLGASRALVVGTSGYLLFILANLVPTWYTMVPASLYLGFTASIIWVGQGTYLTSAALSHARDNNLPDGPTLGSFNGEFWGVFASTQVIGNLISLALLRNGKDGGSVTGKNLLFVVFLGCMIIGIVLMCLLSKRDEKRDNGSTHSSFGAMLKYIVAPLKDRRMILLIPLIAYSGLQQAFVWAVFTKSIVTPVLGISGVGGAMAIYGASDVVCSLVAGRFTSGLHSATFIVSVGAIVQAVVLFWLLLFYSPMEGLLGAAIPLFIGALWGVGDGVLNTQLSALLGLLFEDVKEAAFAQLKVWQSGAIAVIFFLSPSITLQAMLILMATSLAISFGLFLLLTLVVEKPSTIRA, via the exons ATGGACGCCCGCCGggacgacgaggaggcggcggcgccgcTCCTGGCCGCGCCCGCTTCGAGGAGCCACGCCGCCGACGTGCACGTCCTCTCCGTCGCCTTCCTGTTCGTGTTCTCCGCCTACAGCGCCGCCCAgaacctccagagcaccgtcaaCAAA GAGGGCGACCTGGGCACCGTCTCCATGGGGGTCCTCTACACCTCCTTCACGCTCTTCGCGTTCGCGGCGTCGCCGGTGGTCAGGTGGCTGGGCGCCAGCCGCGCGCTCGTCGTCGGCACCAGCGGCTACCTGCTCTTCATCCTCGCCAACCTGGTCCCGACATG GTATACAATGGTACCAGCTTCACTGTACCTGGGTTTTACCGCGTCAATCATTTGGGTTGGGCAG GGCACATATCTTACCTCTGCTGCCCTCAGTCATGCAAGAGACAATAATTTGCCCGACGGTCCAACTTTAGGAAGCTTTAATGGAGAATTCTGGGGTGTGTTCGCTAGCACTCAG GTCATTGGGAATTTGATCTCACTTGCTCTACTGAGAAATGGAAAG GATGGAGGAAGTGTAACAGGAAAAAATCTGCTGTTTGTTGTGTTTCTTGGCTGCATGATTATTGGCATTGTATTGATGTGTTTACTGTCCAAAAGGGACGAGAAAAGAGATAATGGTTCAACACACTCCTCATTTGGAGCTATGTTGAAGTATATTGTTGCCCCTCTGAAGGACCGAAGGATGATTCTTCTGATCCCTCTTATTGCATATTCAGGTTTACAACAGGCATTTGTATG GGCTGTATTCACAAAGAGTATTGTGACACCTGTGCTTGGAATATCTGGAGTCGGTGGCGCCATGGCAATTTATGGCGCATCTGATGTAGTT TGTTCATTGGTTGCTGGGCGTTTTACCTCTGGGCTTCATTCAGCTACATTTATAGTGTCAGTTGGAGCTATCGTTCAGGCTGTGGTCCTGTTCTGGTTGCTTCTTTTTTACAG TCCAATGGAGGGACTGCTTGGTGCAGCGATTCCACTATTTATAGGTGCCTTATGGGGTGTTGGTGATGGAGTCTTGAATACACAGTTAAGCGCATTACTTGGGTTGCTGTTCGAGGATGTCAAG GAAGCAGCTTTTGCACAGTTGAAGGTTTGGCAATCAGGTGCCATCGCAGTCATCTTCTTCTTGAGCCCAAGCATCACACTACAAGCCATGCTTATCTTGATGGCTACGTCACTCGCCATCTCCTTTGGCCTGTTCCTGTTACTTACCCTTGTTGTCGAGAAGCCATCAACCATCAGAGCCTGA
- the LOC123400177 gene encoding protein TsetseEP-like, with amino-acid sequence MRAPAFSLCLLLALVAANVSSLALAGRVPELKLEPSLEPKPTPQPDPKPDPRTEPKLAPKPDPTPKPDPKLPPKPDPQPDPKPAPKSDPTPKPDPKPAPKPDPAPKPDPRPDPQPDPKPVPKPDPKPTPGPKPAPGPGPKPDPKPQPPEQSSSQPKQPPRSPPGYFN; translated from the coding sequence ATGAGGGCACCTGCCTTCTCGCTGTGCTTGCTCTTGGCCCTCGTCGCGGCAAATGTTTCTAGCCTCGCCCTCGCTGGGCGGGTGCCGGAGCTGAAACTTGAGCCCAGCCTGGAGCCGAAGCCTACGCCACAGCCTGACCCCAAACCAGACCCGCGGACCGAGCCTAAACTCGCGCCGAAACCTGACCCGACACCCAAGCCCGACCCTAAACTACCGCCAAAACCAGACCCACAGCCAGACCCTAAACCGGCGCCAAAATCTGACCCAACGCCCAAGCCCGACCCTAAACCGGCGCCGAAACCTGACCCAGCACCCAAGCCCGACCCCAGACCCGACCCGCAGCCCGACCCTAAACCGGTGCCGAAGCCCGATCCCAAGCCCACGCCCGGCCCAAAGCCCGCTCCGGGCCCTGGCCCGAAGCCGGATCCGAAACCCCAGCCGCCGGAACAGTCATCCTCGCAGCCAAAGCAGCCGCCACGTTCGCCGCCAGGCTACTTCAACTGA